A section of the Planctomycetota bacterium genome encodes:
- a CDS encoding DUF4258 domain-containing protein produces the protein MTLENAPDWWNFELELSPHVEERMIHRGFTEVDLRLMRQAAEDIRPTATNGRWIVATVHHGDSWEVIVEPDERDRVIVVITAYRVNP, from the coding sequence ATGACGCTGGAAAATGCACCCGACTGGTGGAACTTTGAGCTGGAGTTGAGTCCGCACGTCGAGGAGCGGATGATTCACAGAGGTTTCACGGAAGTCGATCTGCGGCTGATGCGCCAGGCGGCGGAAGATATCCGGCCCACGGCGACCAACGGCCGGTGGATTGTGGCTACCGTACACCACGGCGATTCGTGGGAAGTGATCGTCGAGCCGGATGAACGAGACCGGGTGATCGTCGTGATCACCGCATATCGGGTGAACCCGTGA